A single window of Jiangella alkaliphila DNA harbors:
- a CDS encoding DNA-directed RNA polymerase subunit beta', with protein MLDVNFFDELRIGLATAEHIRGWSHGEVKKPETINYRTLKPEKDGLFCEKIFGPTRDWECYCGKYKRVRFKGIICERCGVEVTRAKVRRERMGHIELAAPVTHIWYFKGVPSRLGYLLDLAPKDLEKVIYFAAYMITWVDEESRHRDLSSLEGQIDVERKQVEQRRDADVETRAKKLEADLAELEAEGAKGDARRKVKESAEREMSQLRKRADAEIDRLNAVWDRFRNLKVQDLEGDELLYREMRDRFGQYFRGGMGAQAIKERIDGFDLEAEADKLRDLIRTGKGQKKTRALKRLKVVSPFLTTKNDPRGMVLDAVPVIPPDLRPMVQLDGGRFATSDLNDLYRRVINRNNRLKRLLDLGAPEIIVNNEKRMLQESVDALFDNGRRGRPVTGPGNRPLKSISDMLKGKQGRFRQNLLGKRVDYSGRSVIVVGPQLKLHQCGLPKGMAIELFKPFVMKRLVDLSHAQNIKSAKRMVERARPVVWDVLEEVIAEHPVLLNRAPTLHRLGIQAFEPQLIEGKAIQIHPLVCTAFNADFDGDQMAVHLPLSAEAQAEARILMLSSNNILKPADGRPVTMPTQDMVLGIFFLTSDRGEQIGEGRAFSSIAEGIAAFDRGELSLQAPITLRVNDVVPPAGFETPEDWEPGQPLTLRTSLGRALFNEALPLDYPFVDAVVDKKRLGSIVNDLAERYPKIQVAATLDALKEIGFHWATRSGVTVSFDDVVAPPTKARILEGFEAKAEKVERNFARGVISDGERREELIDIWTDATNAVDEAMRASFASENAINIMVTSGARGNWMQIRQLAGMRGLVANPKGETIPRPIKASFREGLSVVEFFISTHGARKGLADTALRTADSGYLTRRLVDVSQDVIIREVDCGTERGLALPIATTGADGRLIVDEHVETSVYARSLSEDVVSPDGTKVASAGDDLGDVEIGRLVAAGVENVRVRSVLTCESKTGVCAMCYGRSLASGKLVDVGEAVGIIAAQSIGEPGTQLTMRTFHTGGVAGEDITHGLPRVVELFEARAPKGKAPLSESAGRVRIEEDAKGAHAVIVPDDGAEEQSFPLSRRVFEWTNRRAPGIAQWRVQDADRVEVGELLHSGTADPHDVLRVQGQRAVQVFLTDQVQEVYRSQGVSIHDKHIEIIVRQMLRRITVLESGTTDLLPGELVERSRFEDENRRAVAEGGQPASGRPQLMGITKASLATDSWLSAASFQETTRVLTEAAINAKSDPLIGLKENVILGKLIPAGTGLPRYRNLRVEPTEEAKAAMYSMVDYGADYSDYEFGQGSGEAVRLEDYDFGSYN; from the coding sequence GTGCTCGACGTCAATTTCTTCGACGAGCTACGCATCGGCCTCGCGACCGCCGAACACATTCGCGGGTGGTCGCACGGCGAGGTCAAGAAGCCTGAGACGATCAACTACCGCACTCTGAAGCCGGAGAAGGACGGGCTCTTCTGCGAGAAGATCTTCGGTCCCACCCGCGACTGGGAGTGCTACTGCGGCAAGTACAAGCGCGTCCGCTTCAAGGGCATCATCTGTGAGCGCTGTGGCGTCGAGGTCACGCGCGCCAAGGTGCGCCGCGAGCGGATGGGCCACATCGAGCTGGCCGCCCCCGTCACGCACATCTGGTACTTCAAGGGTGTGCCGTCGCGGCTGGGCTACCTGCTCGACCTCGCCCCGAAGGACCTCGAGAAGGTCATCTACTTCGCGGCCTACATGATCACCTGGGTCGACGAGGAGTCGCGCCACCGCGACCTGTCCTCGCTCGAGGGCCAGATCGACGTCGAGCGCAAGCAGGTCGAGCAGCGCCGCGACGCCGACGTCGAGACCCGGGCGAAGAAGCTCGAGGCCGACCTCGCCGAGCTCGAGGCCGAGGGTGCCAAGGGCGACGCGCGCCGCAAGGTCAAGGAGTCGGCCGAGCGCGAGATGAGCCAGCTGCGCAAGCGCGCCGACGCCGAGATCGACCGCCTGAACGCGGTCTGGGACCGCTTCCGCAACCTCAAGGTCCAGGACCTCGAGGGCGACGAGCTGCTGTACCGCGAGATGCGCGACCGCTTCGGTCAGTACTTCCGCGGCGGCATGGGCGCGCAGGCGATCAAGGAGCGCATCGACGGCTTCGACCTCGAGGCCGAGGCCGACAAGCTGCGCGACCTCATCCGCACCGGCAAGGGCCAGAAGAAGACCCGTGCGCTCAAGCGGCTCAAGGTCGTCTCGCCGTTCCTGACGACGAAGAACGACCCGCGCGGCATGGTGCTCGACGCCGTCCCGGTCATCCCGCCGGATCTGCGCCCGATGGTGCAGCTCGACGGTGGCCGGTTCGCGACCAGCGACCTCAACGACCTCTACCGTCGGGTCATCAACCGGAACAACCGCCTCAAGCGGCTGCTCGACCTCGGTGCGCCGGAGATCATCGTCAACAACGAGAAGCGGATGCTCCAGGAGTCCGTCGACGCGTTGTTCGACAACGGCCGCCGCGGCCGTCCCGTCACGGGTCCCGGCAACCGGCCGCTGAAGTCGATCTCCGACATGCTGAAGGGCAAGCAGGGCCGGTTCCGCCAGAACCTGCTGGGCAAGCGCGTCGACTACTCCGGCCGTTCGGTCATCGTCGTCGGCCCGCAGCTCAAGCTGCACCAGTGCGGCCTGCCGAAGGGCATGGCGATCGAGCTGTTCAAGCCGTTCGTCATGAAGCGGCTGGTCGACCTGTCGCACGCGCAGAACATCAAGAGCGCGAAGCGCATGGTCGAGCGCGCCCGCCCGGTCGTCTGGGACGTCCTCGAGGAGGTCATCGCCGAGCACCCGGTGCTGCTGAACCGGGCGCCGACGCTGCACCGTCTCGGCATCCAGGCGTTCGAGCCGCAGCTGATCGAGGGCAAGGCCATCCAGATCCACCCGCTCGTCTGCACGGCGTTCAACGCCGACTTCGACGGCGACCAGATGGCCGTGCACCTGCCGCTGTCGGCGGAGGCGCAGGCCGAGGCCCGCATCCTGATGCTGTCCAGCAACAACATCCTCAAGCCGGCCGACGGCCGGCCGGTCACCATGCCGACGCAGGACATGGTGCTGGGCATCTTCTTCCTGACCTCCGACCGTGGCGAGCAGATCGGCGAGGGCCGGGCGTTCTCGTCCATCGCCGAGGGCATCGCCGCCTTCGACCGCGGTGAGCTGTCGCTGCAGGCGCCGATCACCCTGCGGGTGAACGACGTCGTGCCGCCGGCCGGCTTCGAGACTCCGGAGGACTGGGAGCCGGGCCAGCCGTTGACGCTGCGCACGTCCCTGGGCCGGGCGCTGTTCAACGAGGCGCTGCCGCTCGACTACCCGTTCGTCGACGCCGTCGTGGACAAGAAGCGCCTCGGCAGCATCGTCAACGACCTCGCCGAGCGGTACCCGAAGATCCAGGTGGCCGCGACGCTGGACGCGCTGAAGGAGATCGGCTTCCACTGGGCCACCCGGTCCGGGGTGACGGTCTCGTTCGACGACGTCGTGGCGCCGCCGACGAAGGCCCGCATCCTCGAGGGGTTCGAGGCCAAGGCCGAGAAGGTCGAGCGCAACTTCGCCCGCGGTGTCATCTCCGACGGCGAGCGGCGCGAAGAGCTCATCGACATCTGGACCGACGCCACCAACGCGGTCGACGAGGCCATGCGCGCGTCGTTCGCGTCGGAGAACGCCATCAACATCATGGTCACCTCCGGTGCCCGTGGTAACTGGATGCAGATCCGCCAGCTGGCGGGCATGCGCGGCCTGGTCGCCAACCCGAAGGGTGAGACCATCCCGCGGCCGATCAAGGCGAGCTTCCGCGAGGGTCTGTCCGTCGTCGAGTTCTTCATCTCGACGCACGGCGCCCGCAAGGGTCTGGCCGACACCGCGCTGCGGACCGCCGACTCCGGTTACCTGACCCGGCGGCTGGTCGACGTCTCGCAGGACGTCATCATCCGCGAGGTCGACTGCGGCACCGAGCGTGGTCTGGCACTGCCGATCGCCACGACCGGCGCCGACGGCCGGCTCATCGTCGACGAGCACGTCGAGACCTCGGTCTACGCGCGCTCGCTGTCCGAGGACGTCGTGTCGCCCGACGGCACGAAGGTGGCCTCGGCCGGCGACGACCTCGGCGACGTCGAGATCGGCCGGCTGGTGGCCGCGGGCGTCGAGAACGTCCGCGTCCGCAGTGTCCTGACCTGCGAGAGCAAGACCGGCGTCTGCGCCATGTGCTACGGCCGGTCGCTGGCCTCGGGCAAGCTCGTCGACGTCGGCGAGGCGGTCGGCATCATCGCCGCCCAGTCCATCGGCGAGCCCGGCACCCAGCTGACCATGCGGACGTTCCACACCGGCGGTGTCGCCGGTGAGGACATCACGCACGGTCTGCCGCGTGTGGTCGAGCTGTTCGAGGCGCGCGCCCCGAAGGGCAAGGCTCCGCTCTCGGAGTCGGCCGGCCGGGTCCGCATCGAGGAGGACGCCAAGGGCGCCCACGCGGTCATCGTCCCCGACGACGGCGCCGAGGAGCAGTCGTTCCCGCTGTCGCGACGGGTGTTCGAGTGGACCAACCGGCGCGCGCCTGGCATCGCCCAGTGGCGCGTCCAGGACGCCGACCGCGTCGAGGTCGGCGAGCTGCTGCACTCCGGTACGGCCGACCCACACGACGTGCTGCGGGTCCAGGGCCAGCGGGCGGTCCAGGTCTTCCTGACCGACCAGGTCCAGGAGGTCTACCGGTCGCAGGGTGTGTCGATCCACGACAAGCACATCGAGATCATCGTGCGGCAGATGCTGCGCCGGATCACCGTGCTCGAGAGCGGCACCACCGACCTGCTCCCCGGCGAGCTGGTCGAGCGGTCCCGGTTCGAGGACGAGAACCGGCGAGCGGTCGCCGAGGGCGGTCAGCCGGCCTCGGGTCGTCCGCAGCTGATGGGCATCACCAAGGCGTCGCTGGCCACCGACTCGTGGCTGTCGGCGGCGTCGTTCCAGGAGACCACGCGGGTGCTCACGGAGGCGGCCATCAACGCCAAGTCCGACCCGCTGATCGGCCTGAAGGAGAACGTCATCCTCGGCAAGCTGATCCCGGCCGGTACGGGCCTGCCCCGCTACCGCAACCTGCGGGTCGAGCCGACCGAGGAGGCCAAGGCGGCCATGTACTCCATGGTCGACTACGGCGCCGACTACTCCGACTACGAGTTCGGCCAGGGGTCCGGCGAGGCCGTGCGCCTCGAGGACTACGACTTCGGCTCGTACAACTGA